The window GCGCCGCGGTCGCCGACATCGGGCCGACGACGAGGTGGCGCGAGGACCCGAACAACGCGTACAACAACAACGCCGGCGGCGCCGCGTAGAGCCCGATGACCGGCGAGACACCCGCGATCGACGCGTAGGCCAGCGCCTCCGGGACCAGGACCGCCCAGACCGTCAGGCCCGCGATCAGGTCGCCGCGCAGCCACGCACGCCTGTAGCCGTGCAGCGAGGGGAACGCGAAACCCACGGCGTGCCCGCTAGCTCCCGAGCCCCGAGATCCCGTCGCCGGCGAGCCTGGCGCCGATCACCAGGCACAGCACGGCCATGATCGCCGCGTTGTGCATGCCCATCCAGGCTTTCAGGCCGTCGAGGATCTCGCGGGAGCGCGACCCCATGAACCACGAGATCAGCACCGGCGCGCCCGGGCCGAGCGTCCCGATCACGACGAACACCGCGAGCGCGACGACCTCGTCACCGGTGGAGACGTCGGCCTGGGCGATCGCCGCCGCCGCGCCGACGGTCAGGAGCAGGTTCTTGGGGTTGATCGCCGACAGCGCGACGCCCATCGCGACCGCGCGCCCGGGCGTGAACGTGTCGACCGCCTGCATCCACTTCGGCAGCGTCCCCGCCTCCCCCGCCTGCGGGCGCCCGCGCCACTGCCTGACGGCCACCAGCACCAACAACACGCCGAGGACGATCTTCAGCCACGACACCCACGTCGCCGGCGTCGCGTCGCTGTCGGTCGCGCCGGCGCCGTTGGACGCCACCAGCACGATCGTCCCGACGACGGCCAGCCCGAGCAGCCAGCCGGCGAGGAACGCCGGGCCGTTGACGCGGCCACGGGGCGTGGCCAGCATCAACACCACGGCGATGATCGGGACAGGGCTGATCGCCACGCCGACGGCGAGCGACAGCACCTGCCCGATCGCATCCGCCATCCGGTCAGCTCGCCGCGCCCGCGCCGGCCCTGGCCAGCGCGTCCCGGATCGGGCCTTCGGCCTCGCTGGTCAGCGACGTCTGGATCAGCTCGCCCGGGATCTTGACGCCCTCGAGGATCTTCTCCTGGTTGATCGACCGCACCAGGCCGATCACCGCGGCGCCGCCCGGCTCGAGCTTGTCGCCGAGCTCCTTGAGGAACTTGTCGTCGATGCCCGCGTCGCTGAGCGCGCCGGCCATGGCGCCGGTCGCCGCGCCGACCGCCATGCCGAAGAACGGCACCAGGAAGATCAGCCCGATCAGGCCGCCCCACGCCGCGCCACCCAGCGCGCCCGCGCCGGCCAGCGAAGGCTGGTGCAGCTTGATCTTGTCGTCCTTGCGCTCGACGATCACCAGGTCGTCGAGCTGGATCAGGTGCGCCTTCTGGGCCTCGGCCAGGTTGGCGGTGACCTCCTGCGCGGTGGGCAGGTCCTTGTAGGCAATGGCGATGAGATCGCTCACGTCGTCCTCCGGTTCGTTCGTGGTCGGGTGACGATGGTCCGATTGGCAGGGGTGAGGTGTCGTCACCCGGGCGGGGTGACGGCCGCGTCGTAAGGTGGCGGCATGGCGACGATCCGCGTAGGTGTCCAGGTTCAACCGCAGCACGCCGACTTCGACGGGATGCGCGCCGCATGGCGCGAGGCCGACGAGCTCGGTGCCGACACGATCTTCTGCTGGGACCACTTCTACCCGCTCTACGGCGAGCCCGACGGCAAGCACTTCGAGGCGCTGACGACGCTCGGCTCGATGGCCGAGGTGACCGAGCGCGCGCAGATCGGCGCGCTGGTCATCTGCAACTCCTACCGCAACCCGGAGCTGCTGGCCGACGCGCACCGGACGATCGACCACATCAGCGGCGGCCGCGCGATCCTCGGCATCGGCGCGGGCTGGTTCCAGCGCGACTACGACGAGTACGGCTACGAGTTCGGCGAGGCGCGGGACCGCCTCGCGCAGCTGAAGGCCGACCTGCCGCGGATCAAGGAGCGCCTGGGCAAGCTCAACCCGCCGCCGGTCGGCGACCTGCCGATCCTGATCGGCGGCAGCGGCCCGAAGGTGACGCTGAAGCTCGTCGCCCAGTACGCCGACATGTGGCACTCGTTCGGCGACGCCGAGGCGTACAAGAGCAAGAACGACATCTTGCTCCAGCACTGCGCCGACGTGGGCCGCGACCCGAGCGAGATCGAGCGCACGTGGGGCCTGCACGGCGACCTCGGCGCGGTCGCCGACGACCTCGTCGCCGCCGGCGTCACGCACCTCATCACCGGCATCGGCGGCGACGGCAGGGGCTACGACCTGGGGCCGCTGCGCGAGCTGATCGCGTGGCGCGACCGCGTCAACGCCGGCTGAGCACGTCCGCGGTGACGGTCTCCAGGCTCGAGTGGCCGCTGAGCGCGAGCGTCAGGTCGAGCTCGGCCAGCAGCGACCGGATCACCTGCGTGACCCCGGCCTCGCCGCCGACGGCCAGACCCCAGAGGTAGGGCCGCCCGGCCAGGACGGCGTCGGCGCCCAAGGCGATGGCCTTGAACGCGTCGGCGCCGCCGCGGATGCCGGAGTCGAACATGATGGTCAGCTCGTCGCCGACCGCGTCGACGACCTCCGGCAGCGCGTCGGCCGCGCCGAGCGCGCCGTCGACCTGGCGCCCGCCGTGGTTGGACACGATGAGCCCGTCCACCCCGCGCGCCAGCGCCTCGCGGGCGTCGGCCGGGTGGTTGACGCCCTTCAGGATCAGCGGCAGGTCGGTCAGCGCGCGGATCCGGTCGATCCCCGCCCAGTCCGCGGCGGGGTTGGAGAACTGCAGGACGAAGTGGCCGACCGCGGCCTGCGGGTCCTCCTCCGGCGTCTTGTCGAGCGCGTCGCGGAAGACCGGGTCGGCGAGGTAGTTCGCGATCCCGATCGACTTCAGGAACGGCAGGTAGGCGCCCTCCAGGTCGCGCGGGCGCCAGGCCAGCAGCGGCGTGTCGAGCGTGACGACCAGCGCCTCGTAGCCCGCGGTCTCGGCGCGGGCGATGAACGAGGCCATCAGGTCCGGGTCCTTGGGCCAGTAGAGCTGGAACCAGCGCGACGCGTCCGGGTTGACGGCGCGGCCTGCCTCCGCGATCTCCTCGAGCGTGAACGACGACGCGGTCGACGCCACCATGGGGACGCCCTGGCCCGCCGCGGCGCGCGCGACCGCCAGCTCGCCCTCGGGGTGGATGATCGACTGCACGCCGACCGGCCCCAGCAGCACCGGCGCGGGCATGTTGGTGTTGAACAGGCGCGTCCTGAGGTCCCGCTGCGCGACGCCGCGCAGCATCCGCGGGACGATCCGGTACCGGCGCAGCGCCTCGAGGTTCTCGCGCTGCGTGTCCTCGGATCCGGCGCCGCCGAAGACGTAGCCGCGGGCGCCGGGGTCGAGCGCGTCGTGCGCCGCCTGCTCCAGCGCCGCCCATCCCACCGGGAAGTCGGGCGTCTTGTCCGCCATGCCCTGGAGGTAGATCTCGTACTGGT is drawn from Conexibacter woesei Iso977N and contains these coding sequences:
- a CDS encoding GAP family protein, which encodes MADAIGQVLSLAVGVAISPVPIIAVVLMLATPRGRVNGPAFLAGWLLGLAVVGTIVLVASNGAGATDSDATPATWVSWLKIVLGVLLVLVAVRQWRGRPQAGEAGTLPKWMQAVDTFTPGRAVAMGVALSAINPKNLLLTVGAAAAIAQADVSTGDEVVALAVFVVIGTLGPGAPVLISWFMGSRSREILDGLKAWMGMHNAAIMAVLCLVIGARLAGDGISGLGS
- a CDS encoding DUF1269 domain-containing protein produces the protein MSDLIAIAYKDLPTAQEVTANLAEAQKAHLIQLDDLVIVERKDDKIKLHQPSLAGAGALGGAAWGGLIGLIFLVPFFGMAVGAATGAMAGALSDAGIDDKFLKELGDKLEPGGAAVIGLVRSINQEKILEGVKIPGELIQTSLTSEAEGPIRDALARAGAGAAS
- a CDS encoding LLM class F420-dependent oxidoreductase → MATIRVGVQVQPQHADFDGMRAAWREADELGADTIFCWDHFYPLYGEPDGKHFEALTTLGSMAEVTERAQIGALVICNSYRNPELLADAHRTIDHISGGRAILGIGAGWFQRDYDEYGYEFGEARDRLAQLKADLPRIKERLGKLNPPPVGDLPILIGGSGPKVTLKLVAQYADMWHSFGDAEAYKSKNDILLQHCADVGRDPSEIERTWGLHGDLGAVADDLVAAGVTHLITGIGGDGRGYDLGPLRELIAWRDRVNAG
- a CDS encoding alpha-hydroxy-acid oxidizing protein, yielding MSDVPFGNYQYEIYLQGMADKTPDFPVGWAALEQAAHDALDPGARGYVFGGAGSEDTQRENLEALRRYRIVPRMLRGVAQRDLRTRLFNTNMPAPVLLGPVGVQSIIHPEGELAVARAAAGQGVPMVASTASSFTLEEIAEAGRAVNPDASRWFQLYWPKDPDLMASFIARAETAGYEALVVTLDTPLLAWRPRDLEGAYLPFLKSIGIANYLADPVFRDALDKTPEEDPQAAVGHFVLQFSNPAADWAGIDRIRALTDLPLILKGVNHPADAREALARGVDGLIVSNHGGRQVDGALGAADALPEVVDAVGDELTIMFDSGIRGGADAFKAIALGADAVLAGRPYLWGLAVGGEAGVTQVIRSLLAELDLTLALSGHSSLETVTADVLSRR